From the genome of Plasmodium relictum strain SGS1 genome assembly, chromosome: 3:
aaaaaacaaacataaattaaataaaaaaaaaaattataaatttaaaaaaatcaagataaaaaggaataaaatcttaataaaataaatcaaaaatgaaaaaaataaataagtatAATTAATTTGAAAGAACTTAAAATACAaagtaaattataaaaacaatgttaattttactaaaaataataaaaatcgATAACATATAAAGCATAAAATAGTCtatcttaaaaaattatattattgtgTTAAATAGAAGATAAGAAAAAAACGTAAGAAAGTGTAGAATATAGCTACTTTTTTagttctttaaaaaaaaaaaaaaaaattaagcttCTTCATATTTAAAATCAAGATCAATTAACTTTTTCACCTTTTAAAAgattatatttttccttttttcttaatatttttaaaattacttATAATGTAACAAACAATTTTGTAgataccaaaaaaaaaaaaaaaaaatatatgtatatgtatatatatatatatatatatatatatatatatatatatatatatatatatataaattattataagacGTAAGTTGACATTAAAAATCAAAacttttgtaaaaaaaagaaaggaaTAAACATgtgtatttaatttatataaatagtattcttgcaattttataatttttaaaatttacaaaaaaaaaaatttttttttttactattataCGAAAAATTAAGTTcacatttaatttaataatatttaattttaagaaatataaatagatccttaaaaaaattttaatacaaTTCTGCAACTACAgtaaaagtaataatatataaataaaatagaattttCCATATAATATTAACACATCTTTTATGTTGTATGCAAAAACTTTTTCCTAatgatattatatttaaaattataaatatcttttttatattctttttcaaACTTTTGTATGTTGCTATATATACAAAGTTGCTgctatttatttatttatttatttttttataaatacgttatttttaaatgaatgaaattttatatggaaatttattacaaatgaaatattttgttATCTTTATAATACGAAGAAACAAAATCTTCCATAAGCATATGCTAATCTtagcatatattttatatgctttattttttattttatattagaaaaaattttcactATTTGCATTCAtttcttttacttttttttaagaattaaTATTCTTAGTatacattaaaattttaagtttaaattactaatttttaaatgttttttattttttcttatttataacTTGCTAAGAttctatttaaaataataaaaaaaaaatgagaaagttcaaagaaaaaaaaagcagGAATCTGGTAAATAAGAACAAAACACAcaatatatttcatattttccAATTTTccactaattttttttttaagactacactttatttttaaaataaaagaacaataaaaataaaaaaaaaatatatttcttattttcatgtgtaatttttaagaacatttatttttatgttatatcATGAAGATTtgtgtataaataaatttttttcttttaaaaagtttaaaatataagatgcatatatatatatatatatatatatttatatataaaaaaaaaaaaaaaaaaaaccagAACAAGAACAAAAGTGTACACAAATTTTTGCAAATAAagactattattattaaaaattaaaaaaaaaaaaaaagagctTACATAAATGCAATTTATTgatatttcaaaatttttattaatgtaacaaggaaaataaaataatacattttacttttttgttttttgtttttcatttcttatttaggttttttttttttttattttgtttagttttttttttttatttatttatatattttttttattagaatcATATATACTGTTcataaagtaaaatataataaaatatttcattttgtttTCTTCCTGAACAAGGAATAACTCTGACGATTAAtttctaaatttaaaaaaataaaacttaaTGTGTGTAAATaagataatatattttcttactTACAATTCTAATAATTGTTCACTTGTCAAAGTTTTATAAATTTGTTTATAATAAAGTGGTATTTGAATTATgaagataaaattttatatgtgctataaaaatatgtggaagtttacatatttttagcAAGAATCATGCATTaggtcaaaaaaaaaaaaaaaaatagaaatagctaaaaaataattctacaCATATTCATTTACTTATACTAATggttaatatttattatatttgtttctttttttacacACTAAAttgttaaattatttaacatTCATAATTAATTGTtgctttatttttacttttttaacataaataaattacctttatatatattttccttttttttttattttttcctgttgtttttttaacataCGAACCATGATCGTTTTTAATCAGTgatattaaaatatgaattttttttttaaattaatttaatctTGCAATATTAAAAACTATGGACGATTATTTTTAATGcacttaaaattttaataaatattttaacttagtaaaatacaattaattattttttatattaaataatacataCCTACAAATAGAAAGAAGAGACTTGAAatctttgttttttttttttaagattaaATACATTACTAACATGGACAAACAGAATGAAGAACAAAAATGTGAAAATCTTTATTCATCAGACTTTTTTTCAGcagatttaattaataaaaaagtagaaGGCCTTAATCATAATTATTATGATTTCAATGATACTACAAGAAAATGcaaaatatatgataaaagTGTAACAATTGAATTTGAAAGTGATTATGAAagttcttataaaaaaaataaatataaggaATACTCAAAACAAAGTACGCTGAGTATAGATAATAATGATGTAGAAAATGCAACAGAATATTCTTTTGAAACTAAAAATTTCAGTGATAAACAAGAAATGTATTACAATCAATGTGAAAAAACAAATGagaattttaaagaaaagtTTCAAGAGAACGAAATAAGTACAGATAAAATAActgaaaataaaagaaataaaaatgaagtgAATCCAGATGATGCAAATGAAAATgagataaatataaataaagtaaaTGAAGACGAAGTAAatgtaaaagaaataaatgaaaacgaaataaatatgaaagaaataaatgaaaacgAAATAACtgtaaaagaaataaatgaaagtGATATTACTGAAAATGAAGTAAatgaaagtaaaataaatgaaaatgaaataaataaaaacggAATTGATTCCTTAAAATATGCAGATGATTTAATTTCAAATGAagcaaatgaaaaaagtacAAATATATTAGAAGGCTATGAAGAAAGTTCAGAGAATAATTTAGATATTAATTGGAATAAATCTCAAATAAAAACATGTATAAGAATTAAACCATCAGACTCAATTGAAACAGAATTTGAAAATGCAATTACACAAAAGGGAGCaaacaaaatattaattaattatGGAATGAAAGgtgaaaacaaaaaatgtgAATTTTTGGTTGATAAAGTTTTTAACCAAGGAAGCACACAATTAGATGTTTGGAAAAGCATTTGCTTTTGTATagattctattttttattttaaaaatgctACTGTATTTGCTCACGGGCATACAGGCACTGGAAAAACATATACTATGATAGGTCCAGATATTAtggaaataattaaaaaaaaaaagaagaaaattagATTTGCTATAAAAAGAATTCAAcaaaatgatttattaataaatacaaatagcttaaaacttttaaataataatagcaaTAGTAAcagtaataattttttttatgatagaAAGAGATCTTGTTCACAGCCAATATTTAACTTACCACCAAGAATAATACCTTTGGTAAACGCAAATTCTAcaaattataagaaaataaatgatgCATATGGTGTTCTTAATTCtagatataataataaatccAATGTAgaatatattaatgaaaataattacgCAAAATACGAAAATTACAAAACATTTTCTGAATATAGAAATGAATACAAATATAATGCTAGGAGTATTAAAGATGAAATCCAGTTAGTTTTaaattcagaaaaaaaaggtaTGATACCCAGAGCATGCGAAGAAATAATGAAGagattatcattattaaaatCATCAAGGAATACAGAAGCATATGAGGAAAATAACATTGCAGAAAACACTAAATGGGAACAAAATAGTACAAGAGAATGTGAAAGTGATCAGAAAGCGaaagatatttttaaaaatgtaaaagtGTACGCATCATATATGCAATTATACAATGATAGAATATTTGATTTGCTAAACCCTTATAATGAATCACAACCATATTTAAGCACACTTAAATCAAATTTTACCAATAATACCACGTTTGTTTCTGGCTTATTAACTGTAGAGGTAAATAGTTGTGAAGAATTGATTGAATTATTAATAGATGGAACAAGTAACAGAGCTTGTAGGATTACCAAAACAAATGAAATGTCAACAAGATCACattctatatttaaaattgaaTTAAGGAATGTGAATAATTCTAAGCCAGAAACTTTTAAATCGGGTAATTTGTTATTAATTGATTTGGCTGGAAATGAAAAATACGAAGCatctaatgaaaaattatacacAACAGAAGTTTGCTCCATAAATAGAAGTTTATCTGCTTTATCACTATGTATAAATGAATTAtcaaaaggaaataaaagcATCAGTTATAGAAATTCAATTTTAACTCGATTACTTCAAGGGTCTTTAGGTGGATCTAGcaaaactatttttatttgcacTGTATCACCATCTATAAACAACGTGCGTGATACATTATCTTCTCTGAAATTAGCTGCCAAggcaaaaaaaatacaatttcAAAATAAGAATTACAGTTCATATATGTATGAggacataaaaaaattaaaaagggaattaaattttttgaaaaaatttgttttttttcagTACATTACGAATAAATatgaaagtaaaaaaagactaaaaaaaataaaagaattttattttaacaattttccatttataaaaaataaaataggtTTTACAAAACTTAATGAacatatagaaaaatattatcataATAATAGTGATAATGTCGAGGGAAATGCAAAATTAAATGGAAATGAGCAAAAAATGAGTAATGATTCTATAGaacaaaatattaataaaaatcaagaagaaattaatgaaaatgaattaaatcaaatgataaatacatataaaggaatagaaaatatttataatgatTATGAATTTACATCTTTTAACTCATTATTATTGCAGTGGAATTTGAATAAATCAAGTATTAAGaaagtaaaagaaaatgtaaaaatcccaagtaataaaaaatatttgtggTTCAATAGCAAtggaaatataaataaaaaaagtattataaattttattgaaaCACATACCATAGAATATGAAATAGAAACAGATGAGGATGtacataataaaagtaaaaaaaatgaaaaagaattagATGATGAAGAAGATAATTATAATGTTTATGATATTGGATATGAAGATTTGGAAGttgataattataattattgtaatgatgattatgaaaatatagaaGGAGAAATGGATGAAGGTGAAACATTAGATGCGGAAGATGATGAAAAagatgagaaaaaaaataaacgcAATTCTAATGATTGTGACGAATATATAAGATCTGAAGTAAAATTGTTGAAGAAAAAAGATGAGCTTGAAGAAAGTGGACCTACTGAAGAACAAGAAGAAAGAGAAGAGGAAGAAGACGAAGATGAATGTGAAGATGAGGAAGTAAAGCAGCTTGAAGAAGAATATGAAAGTGAAGAATTGGAACATAGATATGAAGATAATGAAGAAGGAAACATTttaaaacagaaaaaaattaaaaatacttaCAAAGAAAAGAGAgacattaaaaaaacaaaaaaagaagtgAGTGAAATTAAGAGAAATAAAcaaatagaagaaaatttaaatatattaaaaaaaacgaAACATGACGTTTATATGAAAGATGTTATTTTTGATAAGAAAAAGAATGATTacaataaagataaaaataaaaaaaagaaaaaaaggagtgaaaattatattataaatgaacatttcgaaaataataaaaattttaacgaAAGTATAAAAATTCCAGATAGTAATAAAGCAAATTATAGTTTATCAACAAGattaataagaaataaagataataactATAGtaatataagtaaaaataaaaaaaagcatatgatggaaaaaaatagagaaaagaaaaacaagAGAGACAATAAAAATGAGACAATAAGTAagctttataattttaacataaataaaaaaaaagtatttaataGTATCCTTAAAAATAGACaggaagaaaataatataaaaagtgttatggaaaaaaaaaaagaaaagttaataaaatatatgaagataaaaaaaataagtaatcCTTCTTATAAACCCAATAATAATTCTTATAATTCCAATAATACAGATAACAAAATTAATGCTCAGGAATCTTcgttaataaaagtaaagaatgaatatagaaaaaaaaaatatattgaattaaataaaattcacAAATCAGAGTATTTCTTAGAGGgaaataacaataaaaataaagtatcCCCAGAAAACTTTACAATTTTAAGTTCTTTAAGAAgttcaaaaaattttaaaaattttgtaagCAATATTAATAGTTATGATAAAACATTTTCAGTTAATTCtataaaaagcaaaaaagagaataatgatttaaaaaaaatccaAAATAATTCAGTAAATCTAAAATGTTTGGAAATCAAGAATTtgaatcaaaaaaattttgttaataatataggaataaataatttagtaATAAATAAAGTCAGAAATTTTCCCAATTTAACAggatataattataaaacaaGAACATATGAAGTAATAGataacaataatatatatttaaatgatgaaCAAAATGAAGATGTAAGCCATTGTGAGTTTTCAAAAAATAGTGTTGGCAAtgatgatataaatatagaatatgataatttaaattacaatATGAATGATGAAAGAGGAAGATCTATTAGTGAAAATTGCTGCtacaataatttaaaaaataaaactgtTATAGGAAAAAATTACAAAGGAAAATTTACCTATTATATTGAGTTTGATAAGcttaataatatgaaaaaacaTACAATGGACGAAAACTTTATAAAtagtaaaattaataatagagACTCATTATACAATTGCAATTATCATGAAGttcaaaaatttaataaaaag
Proteins encoded in this window:
- a CDS encoding kinesin-19, putative, coding for MDKQNEEQKCENLYSSDFFSADLINKKVEGLNHNYYDFNDTTRKCKIYDKSVTIEFESDYESSYKKNKYKEYSKQSTLSIDNNDVENATEYSFETKNFSDKQEMYYNQCEKTNENFKEKFQENEISTDKITENKRNKNEVNPDDANENEININKVNEDEVNVKEINENEINMKEINENEITVKEINESDITENEVNESKINENEINKNGIDSLKYADDLISNEANEKSTNILEGYEESSENNLDINWNKSQIKTCIRIKPSDSIETEFENAITQKGANKILINYGMKGENKKCEFLVDKVFNQGSTQLDVWKSICFCIDSIFYFKNATVFAHGHTGTGKTYTMIGPDIMEIIKKKKKKIRFAIKRIQQNDLLINTNSLKLLNNNSNSNSNNFFYDRKRSCSQPIFNLPPRIIPLVNANSTNYKKINDAYGVLNSRYNNKSNVEYINENNYAKYENYKTFSEYRNEYKYNARSIKDEIQLVLNSEKKGMIPRACEEIMKRLSLLKSSRNTEAYEENNIAENTKWEQNSTRECESDQKAKDIFKNVKVYASYMQLYNDRIFDLLNPYNESQPYLSTLKSNFTNNTTFVSGLLTVEVNSCEELIELLIDGTSNRACRITKTNEMSTRSHSIFKIELRNVNNSKPETFKSGNLLLIDLAGNEKYEASNEKLYTTEVCSINRSLSALSLCINELSKGNKSISYRNSILTRLLQGSLGGSSKTIFICTVSPSINNVRDTLSSLKLAAKAKKIQFQNKNYSSYMYEDIKKLKRELNFLKKFVFFQYITNKYESKKRLKKIKEFYFNNFPFIKNKIGFTKLNEHIEKYYHNNSDNVEGNAKLNGNEQKMSNDSIEQNINKNQEEINENELNQMINTYKGIENIYNDYEFTSFNSLLLQWNLNKSSIKKVKENVKIPSNKKYLWFNSNGNINKKSIINFIETHTIEYEIETDEDVHNKSKKNEKELDDEEDNYNVYDIGYEDLEVDNYNYCNDDYENIEGEMDEGETLDAEDDEKDEKKNKRNSNDCDEYIRSEVKLLKKKDELEESGPTEEQEEREEEEDEDECEDEEVKQLEEEYESEELEHRYEDNEEGNILKQKKIKNTYKEKRDIKKTKKEVSEIKRNKQIEENLNILKKTKHDVYMKDVIFDKKKNDYNKDKNKKKKKRSENYIINEHFENNKNFNESIKIPDSNKANYSLSTRLIRNKDNNYSNISKNKKKHMMEKNREKKNKRDNKNETISKLYNFNINKKKVFNSILKNRQEENNIKSVMEKKKEKLIKYMKIKKISNPSYKPNNNSYNSNNTDNKINAQESSLIKVKNEYRKKKYIELNKIHKSEYFLEGNNNKNKVSPENFTILSSLRSSKNFKNFVSNINSYDKTFSVNSIKSKKENNDLKKIQNNSVNLKCLEIKNLNQKNFVNNIGINNLVINKVRNFPNLTGYNYKTRTYEVIDNNNIYLNDEQNEDVSHCEFSKNSVGNDDINIEYDNLNYNMNDERGRSISENCCYNNLKNKTVIGKNYKGKFTYYIEFDKLNNMKKHTMDENFINSKINNRDSLYNCNYHEVQKFNKKNAEILDYKKKIGKNDLITEIEKSWLSFEKKLENKLKKKKLNKGMKIRGNSNINSNVSQVSALEENKKKLEILKNRYGKIFIDSQKTRDYLYDNVRTDNNNNNNNNNENNNENNKEYNKQINNEQSRQFNSNKSTPIHDEAKNIEKTYILNNDIIKDNFKNLTNTKNSMNNIQHFLFKDHNNMNSSTANCDKQNSSNSYYDVKKNNYLNNENCKTDIYKKLSKTDTIAQSYTYKNLKNEKLKNSLVRKENFNFIFDNNSTFRELNPLNTSSTDKQINSEKNFEIYGEIHNKLFYTKNYNNDDNSNNESHKITMSKCSNELNIKKQNSAKTSNNCTFNKDNKEKNINNKMYSTIFFGNNHSSNIYIDKKEDADTKEDKVKEKNEIRTIVEIGEIRKEEVKKTKKENEKKKKNSKMIEENKYMKISEKKMENINCNINKYCENNYIKAYHTDDLNLKKMQHCQLDNFKSRKMHKMDFFYMNDKNNNNNNTLNSEDIKLKKYNYIGETIIPHNNKVNYMNNVITYNNSNIKEKIKNIHYYSNDINHNYTFRNGIVSNKIDNNTIVNPLTLDGNTTNTGIINDINKQKKFKLIFENANEYETKMNNQVNSNEIKKRNTTPLDSYFHDNNRRGNAYNQINYVLDKTKINNCSITLDNNNKKMYLLNYNMKK